The following are encoded together in the Xanthomonas vesicatoria ATCC 35937 genome:
- a CDS encoding superoxide dismutase has product MAYTLPQLPYAYDALEPNIDAQTMEIHHTKHHQTYINNVNAALEGTEYADLPIDELVSKLKSLPENLQGPVRNNGGGHANHSLFWTVLSPKGGGEPKGEVAKAIDKDIGGFEKFKEAFTKAAVSRFGSGWAWLSVTPDKKLVVESTANQDSPLFEGNTPILGLDVWEHAYYLKYQNRRPEYIGAFYNAVNWEEVERRYHAAIA; this is encoded by the coding sequence ATGGCCTACACCCTTCCGCAGTTGCCCTACGCCTACGACGCGCTGGAACCGAACATCGATGCACAGACGATGGAAATCCATCACACCAAGCATCACCAGACCTACATCAACAACGTCAACGCGGCGCTGGAAGGGACCGAGTACGCCGACCTGCCGATCGACGAGTTGGTGTCCAAGCTGAAGAGCCTGCCGGAAAATCTGCAGGGCCCGGTGCGCAACAACGGTGGCGGCCACGCCAACCATTCGCTGTTCTGGACCGTGTTGTCGCCCAAGGGTGGCGGCGAGCCCAAGGGCGAAGTCGCCAAGGCGATCGACAAGGACATCGGTGGTTTCGAGAAGTTCAAGGAAGCCTTCACGAAGGCCGCCGTCAGCCGTTTCGGCTCGGGCTGGGCCTGGTTGAGCGTGACCCCGGACAAGAAGCTGGTGGTGGAAAGCACCGCCAATCAGGACAGCCCGCTGTTCGAAGGCAATACCCCGATCCTGGGTTTGGACGTGTGGGAACATGCGTACTACCTGAAGTATCAGAACCGTCGCCCGGAATACATCGGCGCGTTCTACAACGCAGTCAACTGGGAAGAAGTCGAACGCCGCTATCACGCTGCGATCGCCTGA
- a CDS encoding ribonuclease domain-containing protein: protein MRKPALLIVAIVLLVAGLWGMRALQTPKPQFAPQLSAPIAAAPQARQVPHLPAFLPTEAMATIVLIQRGGPFPYPQDGGVFGNREHRLPERPRGYYREYTVDTPGSADRGARRIVTGGTPPQTWYYSDDHYQSFKSFQGPTPEQAP from the coding sequence ATGCGCAAGCCCGCTTTGCTGATCGTCGCCATCGTGCTGCTCGTTGCAGGCTTATGGGGCATGCGGGCGCTGCAGACGCCCAAGCCGCAGTTCGCGCCGCAACTCAGCGCACCGATTGCAGCAGCGCCACAAGCGCGCCAGGTGCCGCACTTGCCCGCCTTTCTGCCGACCGAAGCCATGGCCACCATCGTCCTGATCCAGCGCGGCGGGCCGTTTCCGTATCCGCAAGACGGCGGCGTGTTCGGCAATCGCGAACACCGGCTACCGGAGCGTCCGCGCGGCTACTACCGCGAATACACCGTCGACACACCCGGCAGCGCCGATCGCGGCGCACGCCGCATCGTCACCGGCGGCACCCCGCCGCAGACCTGGTACTACAGCGACGATCATTACCAAAGCTTCAAATCGTTCCAGGGCCCGACACCGGAGCAGGCGCCATGA
- a CDS encoding barstar family protein: MSAGDFALDLSDPRQSGVYQADTDDLDTMAALARDAGLRILRVDLASCSDKRMLLMRLATQLDFPANFGRNWDALSDALRDLAWLPSPRGYALLIDGAEALAQAAPTDRDTLLDILDEAATSWATRGLTFAAFVAPASACD, translated from the coding sequence ATGAGCGCGGGCGACTTTGCGCTGGACCTGTCCGACCCGCGGCAATCGGGCGTCTATCAAGCCGACACCGACGATCTGGACACCATGGCAGCATTGGCGCGCGATGCCGGCCTGCGCATCCTGCGTGTGGATCTGGCCAGCTGCAGCGACAAGCGCATGTTGCTGATGCGCCTGGCCACCCAACTGGATTTCCCCGCCAACTTCGGCCGCAACTGGGATGCGCTAAGCGATGCGCTGCGCGATCTGGCGTGGCTGCCCTCCCCGCGCGGCTACGCGTTATTGATCGACGGTGCCGAGGCATTGGCGCAGGCAGCGCCAACCGACCGCGATACCTTGCTGGATATTCTCGACGAAGCCGCCACCAGCTGGGCCACGCGCGGGCTGACCTTCGCGGCGTTTGTGGCGCCGGCCAGTGCCTGCGATTGA
- a CDS encoding ATP-binding cassette domain-containing protein → MPLITLQSVDYSVGGPLLLEKTDLTIEPGERIALIGRNGAGKSTLMKLIAGELKPDDGEVRVQQGVRIARLEQEVPQGTGGSVFDVVADGLGELGHWLAEFHQLSHAEVFDADAFGKVQAKIDAADGWALDQRVTETLTKLELDGDAEFSRLSGGMKRRVLLARSLVSSPDVLLLDEPTNHLDIEAIDWLESFLKGWSGSVLFVTHDRRFLRALATRIVEIDRGQVTSWPGDWANYERRREERLNAQAQENARFDKMLAQEEVWIRQGIKARRTRDEGRVRRLESMRNERVQRRDLTGNVRMEVSQGESSGKKVIEAKEVGFAFGARTMVKDFSTIIQRGDRIGLIGPNGSGKTTLLKLLLGDLQAQQGEIRIGTNLQIAYFDQYRSTLREDWSAIENVAEGRDFLEINGKRKHVHAYLQDFLFTPERARAPITRLSGGERNRLLLARLFAQPSNLLVMDEPTNDLDVETLELLEELLGEYTGTLLLVSHDRDFLDNVVTSTLVMEGDGLIGDYVGGYSDSLRQRRTPATNAMAVAKASATAAATTPVAVAAAPVDAAPKRKLSYKEARELEQLPALIESLEQQVAALTEAMNDPGFYQRDSAAMAAHTAALSDAQAQLDAAYARWSELE, encoded by the coding sequence ATGCCTTTAATCACTCTGCAAAGCGTCGACTACAGCGTCGGCGGCCCCTTGTTGCTGGAAAAAACCGACCTCACGATCGAGCCGGGCGAGCGTATCGCCCTGATCGGCCGCAACGGCGCCGGCAAATCGACCTTGATGAAACTGATCGCCGGCGAGCTCAAGCCCGACGACGGCGAAGTGCGTGTGCAGCAGGGCGTGCGCATCGCGCGGCTGGAGCAGGAGGTGCCGCAGGGCACCGGTGGCAGCGTGTTCGATGTGGTGGCCGATGGGCTGGGCGAGCTGGGCCACTGGCTGGCCGAATTCCACCAGCTCAGCCATGCAGAGGTGTTCGATGCCGATGCCTTCGGCAAGGTGCAGGCCAAGATCGACGCGGCCGACGGGTGGGCGCTGGATCAGCGCGTCACCGAGACGCTGACCAAGCTGGAACTGGACGGCGATGCGGAGTTTTCGCGGCTGTCCGGCGGCATGAAGCGCCGCGTGTTGCTGGCGCGCTCGCTGGTGTCCTCGCCGGATGTGCTGTTGCTGGACGAGCCGACCAACCACCTGGACATCGAAGCCATCGATTGGCTGGAGTCGTTCTTGAAGGGGTGGAGCGGCAGCGTGTTGTTCGTCACCCATGACCGGCGCTTTTTGCGTGCGTTGGCGACGCGCATCGTGGAAATCGACCGCGGCCAAGTCACCAGCTGGCCGGGCGACTGGGCCAATTACGAGCGGCGTCGCGAAGAACGGCTCAATGCGCAGGCGCAGGAGAATGCACGCTTCGACAAGATGCTGGCGCAGGAAGAAGTCTGGATCCGCCAGGGCATCAAGGCGCGGCGGACCCGCGACGAAGGCCGTGTGCGGCGTCTGGAATCGATGCGCAATGAGCGCGTGCAGCGTCGCGACCTGACCGGAAACGTGCGTATGGAGGTCTCGCAAGGCGAGTCCTCCGGCAAGAAGGTGATCGAGGCCAAGGAGGTCGGTTTCGCATTCGGCGCACGCACGATGGTCAAGGACTTTTCGACCATCATCCAGCGTGGCGATCGCATCGGCCTGATCGGCCCCAACGGCAGCGGCAAGACCACCCTGCTGAAGTTGTTGCTGGGCGACCTGCAGGCGCAGCAGGGCGAGATCCGCATCGGCACCAATTTGCAGATCGCGTATTTCGATCAGTACCGCTCGACCCTGCGCGAGGACTGGAGCGCCATCGAGAACGTCGCCGAAGGCCGTGATTTCCTGGAGATCAACGGCAAGCGCAAGCATGTGCATGCGTATCTGCAGGACTTTCTGTTCACGCCCGAGCGTGCGCGTGCGCCGATCACACGGCTGTCCGGTGGCGAGCGCAATCGCCTGCTGCTGGCACGCCTGTTCGCGCAGCCATCCAACCTGCTGGTGATGGACGAACCGACCAACGATCTGGACGTGGAAACGCTGGAGTTGCTGGAAGAATTGCTCGGCGAATATACCGGCACCTTGCTGCTGGTCAGTCATGACCGCGACTTCCTCGACAACGTGGTCACCTCGACGTTGGTGATGGAAGGCGACGGCCTGATCGGCGACTACGTTGGTGGCTACAGCGATTCGTTGCGCCAACGGCGTACGCCGGCGACCAACGCGATGGCGGTCGCCAAGGCCTCGGCGACTGCAGCGGCGACCACACCTGTGGCGGTTGCGGCGGCGCCGGTGGATGCGGCGCCCAAGCGCAAGCTCAGCTACAAGGAGGCGCGCGAGCTGGAGCAATTGCCAGCGTTGATCGAAAGCCTGGAGCAGCAGGTCGCCGCGCTAACCGAGGCGATGAACGACCCCGGTTTCTATCAGCGCGACAGTGCGGCGATGGCCGCACATACTGCTGCATTGAGCGACGCGCAGGCGCAACTGGATGCGGCCTACGCGCGCTGGAGCGAGCTGGAATAG
- the dbpA gene encoding ATP-dependent RNA helicase DbpA, translated as MNEFSALPLSPALAPGIDALGYTVLTPIQAQSLPPILQGLDVIAQAPTGSGKTAAFGLGLLQKLDPALTRAQALVLCPTRELADQVGKQLRKLATGIPNMKLVVLTGGMPLGPQLASLEAHDPQVVVGTPGRIQELARKRALHLGGVRTLVLDEADRMLDMGFEEPIREIASRCDKHRQSLLFSATFPDIIRTLAREILKDPVEITVEGADNAPEIDQQFFEVDPTYRQKAVAGLLLRFNPESSVVFCNTRKEVDEVAGSLQEFGFSALALHGDMEQRDRDEVLVRFVNRSCNVLVASDVAARGLDVEDLSAVVNYELPTDTETYRHRIGRTARAGKHGLALSLVAPREAARAQALEAEQGQPLKWSRAPLATARPAQLPQAAMTTLRIDGGKTDKLRAGDILGALTGEAGLSGAAIGKIAIYPTRSYVAITRAQVAKALAHLHAGKIKGRRFRVSKL; from the coding sequence ATGAACGAATTTTCCGCGCTGCCGCTGTCGCCGGCCCTGGCCCCCGGCATCGACGCCCTTGGCTACACCGTCCTTACTCCCATCCAGGCGCAGAGCCTGCCGCCGATCCTGCAGGGGCTGGACGTCATCGCCCAGGCGCCCACCGGTAGCGGCAAGACCGCCGCCTTCGGGCTGGGCCTGTTGCAAAAGCTCGACCCTGCCCTGACCCGCGCACAGGCGCTGGTGCTGTGCCCCACCCGCGAGCTCGCCGACCAGGTCGGCAAGCAACTGCGCAAGCTGGCCACCGGCATTCCCAACATGAAGCTGGTGGTGCTCACCGGCGGCATGCCGCTGGGCCCGCAACTGGCATCGCTGGAAGCACACGACCCGCAAGTGGTGGTCGGCACGCCAGGCCGCATCCAGGAACTGGCCCGCAAGCGGGCGTTGCACCTGGGAGGCGTGCGCACGCTGGTGCTGGACGAGGCCGACCGCATGCTCGACATGGGCTTCGAAGAACCCATCCGCGAGATCGCCAGCCGCTGCGACAAACATCGTCAGAGCCTGCTGTTCTCGGCCACCTTCCCCGACATTATCCGCACGCTGGCGCGCGAGATCCTGAAGGACCCGGTCGAAATCACCGTCGAAGGCGCCGATAACGCACCGGAAATCGACCAGCAATTCTTCGAAGTCGACCCGACCTATCGGCAAAAGGCCGTCGCCGGCCTGCTGCTGCGCTTCAATCCCGAATCCAGCGTGGTGTTCTGCAATACCCGCAAGGAAGTGGATGAAGTGGCCGGCTCGCTGCAGGAATTCGGCTTCTCCGCGCTCGCGCTGCATGGCGATATGGAACAGCGCGACCGCGACGAAGTGCTGGTGCGTTTCGTCAACCGCAGCTGCAACGTGCTGGTGGCCAGCGATGTGGCCGCACGCGGGCTGGATGTGGAAGACCTGTCGGCGGTGGTCAATTACGAGCTCCCCACCGATACCGAAACCTACCGCCACCGCATCGGCCGCACCGCGCGTGCCGGCAAGCACGGGCTGGCGCTAAGCCTGGTGGCGCCGCGCGAAGCGGCGCGTGCGCAGGCACTGGAGGCCGAACAGGGCCAGCCGCTGAAATGGTCGCGCGCGCCGCTGGCCACCGCGCGCCCGGCGCAGCTGCCGCAAGCGGCGATGACCACCCTGCGCATCGACGGCGGCAAGACCGACAAGCTGCGTGCCGGCGACATCCTGGGCGCGCTCACCGGTGAAGCCGGCCTGTCGGGCGCGGCGATCGGCAAGATCGCCATCTATCCCACCCGCTCCTATGTCGCCATCACCCGTGCGCAGGTCGCCAAGGCCCTGGCGCACTTGCACGCAGGCAAGATCAAGGGACGTCGGTTCCGGGTGAGCAAGCTCTAA
- a CDS encoding adenine phosphoribosyltransferase, whose translation MTDCTRCAGTNSSGPNHWSERIRDVGDFPKPGIVFKDITPLLSDGPDFASALDEMAQPWRTTPLDAVLGIEARGFILGAALARELRTGFVPVRKPGKLPGRTLIQEYALEYGTDRIEMHEDALPRGARVLIVDDVLATGGTLRAALGLAAQLELEIVGAAVLVELKALQGREKWANDVPLLATLSY comes from the coding sequence ATGACAGACTGCACCCGCTGCGCCGGCACCAACTCCTCCGGCCCCAACCACTGGTCGGAACGGATTCGCGACGTCGGCGATTTCCCCAAGCCGGGTATCGTCTTCAAGGACATCACCCCGCTGTTGTCCGACGGCCCGGATTTCGCTTCTGCATTGGACGAGATGGCGCAGCCCTGGCGCACTACGCCGCTGGACGCAGTGTTGGGTATCGAGGCACGCGGCTTTATCTTGGGCGCAGCCTTGGCGCGCGAACTGCGCACCGGGTTCGTACCGGTGCGCAAGCCGGGCAAGCTGCCGGGGCGCACCCTGATCCAGGAATACGCCCTGGAATACGGTACCGATCGCATCGAGATGCATGAAGACGCGTTGCCGCGCGGCGCGCGCGTGTTGATTGTCGACGACGTGCTGGCCACCGGCGGCACGCTGCGTGCTGCGCTGGGGCTGGCGGCACAACTGGAGCTGGAAATTGTTGGCGCAGCGGTGCTGGTCGAGCTGAAGGCACTGCAAGGTCGCGAGAAATGGGCCAACGATGTGCCGCTGCTGGCGACTTTGTCTTACTGA
- a CDS encoding protein adenylyltransferase SelO has translation MTDLHFDNRLRQQLPADPEQGPRRREVAAAWSSVLPTPVAAPHLIAHSPEMAQLLGLDAAELASARFAQVFGGNALYPGMQPWAVNYGGHQFGHWAGQLGDGRAISLGEAIGVDGGRYELQLKGAGPTPYSRGADGRAVLRSSIREFLCSEAMHHLGVPTTRALSLVTTGDAVVRDMFYDGRPQREPGAIVCRVAPSFIRFGNFELPSVRGDTALLRQSVDFTIARDFPELEGTGEAIYAAWFAQVCERTAVMVAQWMRVGFVHGVMNTDNMSILGLTIDYGPYGWVDDYDPDWTPNTTDAQGRRYRFGTQPQVAYWNLGRLAQALAPLFADAAPLQQGLDRFRDTYLACDRNDTAAKLGLAECRDEDLQLIDALRALMREAEMDMTLTFRALIDFTPEHPDPQLLRDAFYDHDKRTATAPQLLDWLRRYATRLQQDSVLPEQRRERMRLANPRYVLRNYLAQQAIDKAEQGDPSGVQELLEVMRRPYDDQPDNAAFAARRPEWARDRAGCSMLSCSS, from the coding sequence ATGACAGACCTGCACTTTGATAATCGCCTGCGCCAACAGTTGCCCGCCGACCCGGAACAGGGGCCACGCCGTCGCGAAGTCGCCGCGGCCTGGTCGTCGGTGTTGCCGACTCCGGTCGCCGCACCGCACCTGATCGCGCATTCGCCGGAGATGGCGCAGCTGCTCGGCCTCGATGCGGCCGAGCTGGCCAGTGCGCGCTTTGCCCAGGTCTTTGGCGGCAATGCGCTGTATCCGGGCATGCAGCCATGGGCGGTCAACTATGGCGGCCACCAGTTCGGCCATTGGGCCGGCCAGCTGGGAGACGGCCGGGCAATTTCGCTGGGCGAAGCGATCGGTGTGGACGGTGGCCGCTACGAGTTGCAGCTCAAGGGCGCTGGCCCAACACCGTACTCGCGCGGCGCCGATGGCCGGGCCGTGTTGCGTTCCTCGATTCGCGAATTCCTGTGCAGCGAAGCGATGCATCACCTGGGCGTGCCGACCACGCGTGCGCTGAGCCTGGTGACCACCGGCGATGCAGTGGTGCGCGACATGTTCTACGACGGCCGCCCGCAACGCGAGCCGGGCGCAATCGTGTGCCGGGTGGCGCCGTCGTTCATCCGGTTCGGCAATTTCGAACTGCCGAGCGTGCGCGGCGATACCGCGCTGTTAAGGCAATCGGTGGATTTCACCATTGCGCGTGATTTCCCCGAATTGGAAGGCACGGGCGAGGCGATCTACGCGGCCTGGTTCGCGCAGGTCTGCGAACGCACCGCGGTGATGGTGGCGCAGTGGATGCGGGTAGGCTTTGTGCATGGGGTGATGAATACCGACAACATGTCGATCTTGGGCCTGACCATCGACTATGGCCCATATGGCTGGGTTGACGATTACGACCCGGACTGGACTCCGAACACCACCGATGCACAGGGGCGTCGCTATCGCTTCGGCACGCAGCCACAGGTGGCGTACTGGAACTTGGGACGCCTGGCACAGGCGCTGGCGCCGCTGTTCGCCGATGCTGCACCCTTGCAGCAGGGGCTGGACCGCTTTCGCGACACCTATCTGGCGTGTGACCGCAACGATACCGCCGCCAAACTGGGGCTGGCCGAGTGCCGCGACGAGGACCTGCAACTGATCGATGCGCTGCGTGCGCTGATGCGCGAGGCTGAAATGGACATGACGCTGACCTTCCGCGCATTGATCGACTTCACGCCCGAGCATCCGGATCCACAACTGTTGCGCGATGCGTTCTACGACCACGACAAGCGCACGGCCACGGCGCCGCAGTTGCTTGACTGGTTGCGGCGCTACGCGACCCGGCTGCAGCAGGACAGCGTGTTGCCGGAGCAACGGCGCGAGCGGATGCGCTTGGCCAACCCGCGTTACGTACTGCGCAATTACCTCGCGCAGCAGGCGATCGACAAGGCAGAGCAGGGCGATCCATCGGGCGTCCAGGAATTGTTGGAGGTCATGCGCCGGCCGTACGACGACCAGCCTGACAATGCCGCGTTCGCAGCTCGCCGGCCGGAATGGGCGCGCGATCGCGCCGGGTGTTCGATGCTGTCGTGCAGTTCCTGA
- a CDS encoding alpha/beta hydrolase, with protein sequence MPLRASRWIRPAILLLGSLMLTACSSVFFGGINAVSSREGVVEHPGQIFDSEHGLALDVYQPRGAVDAPVVVFFYGGTWKRGKRANYRWMGEALARQGVVAMVADYRKYPQVGLQGFMADAANATAWSYRHAHAYGGDPKRLAVMGHSAGAHIAGLLATDRRWLQAQGIQPQQLCGFVGLAGPYDFLPMTDPELVEIFGTSHDDQVRSQPVLHVDGNEPPMLLLHGDADRIVEPQNSVALASAMRSKGKSVQVKLYPGVGHMRLALAFRKPPADSPELRDTLQFLRQCKAP encoded by the coding sequence ATGCCTCTTCGCGCCTCCCGCTGGATCCGTCCCGCCATCCTGCTGCTTGGCTCCCTCATGTTGACGGCCTGCAGCAGCGTGTTCTTCGGCGGCATCAATGCCGTCTCCAGCCGAGAGGGCGTCGTCGAACATCCCGGCCAGATTTTCGATTCGGAACACGGCCTGGCCCTGGATGTCTACCAGCCACGCGGCGCGGTCGATGCGCCGGTAGTGGTGTTCTTCTATGGCGGCACCTGGAAACGCGGTAAGCGCGCCAACTATCGTTGGATGGGTGAGGCCCTGGCCCGTCAAGGTGTCGTCGCAATGGTGGCCGACTACCGCAAGTACCCGCAGGTGGGGCTGCAAGGCTTCATGGCCGATGCCGCCAACGCGACCGCCTGGAGCTATCGGCACGCGCATGCGTATGGTGGCGACCCCAAGCGGCTGGCAGTGATGGGGCACTCGGCGGGCGCCCACATCGCCGGGCTGCTGGCGACCGATCGCCGCTGGCTGCAGGCGCAAGGCATCCAGCCGCAGCAGCTCTGCGGTTTTGTCGGCTTGGCCGGCCCTTATGATTTTCTTCCGATGACCGACCCCGAACTCGTCGAGATCTTCGGCACCTCGCACGATGATCAGGTCAGGTCGCAGCCGGTCCTCCACGTCGACGGCAACGAACCGCCGATGCTGTTGCTGCATGGCGATGCCGACCGCATCGTCGAGCCACAGAACAGCGTCGCGTTGGCTTCGGCCATGCGCAGCAAGGGAAAAAGCGTGCAGGTCAAACTGTATCCAGGCGTCGGACACATGCGCCTGGCGCTCGCCTTCCGCAAGCCGCCGGCCGACTCGCCTGAACTGCGCGACACCTTGCAATTCCTTCGCCAGTGCAAGGCGCCCTGA